TATTCGTATTCGCTATGACCGAACCGAAGATGAAGAATTCGTAAGTTTTGAAGATTCTGTTAAAGAATACAATATTCCGAAATTCCGCAAGACCAACCAGAGTACGACAGTGGACTTACGTCCTATCTGTACAAAAGGACAACGGGTGTCTGCGGGAGAGATTCTTACCGAAGGTTATTCTACCGAAAACGGAGAATTGGCTTTGGGACGTAACCTTAAAGTGGCATTTATGCCCTGGAAGGGTTACAACTATGAGGATGCTATCGTTTTAAACGAACGTGTAGTCCGTGAAGATATACTTACTTCTGTTCACGTAGACGAATATTCTCTGGAAGTTCGTGAAACGAAACGTGGTATGGAAGAGCTTACCTCTGATATTCCGAACGTTAGCGAAGATGCTACGAAAGATTTGGATGAAAGAGGTATTATCCGTGTAGGAGCTCATGTCAATCCGGGCGATATTATGATAGGAAAGATTACTCCTAAAGGCGAATCAGATCCTTCTCCCGAAGAAAAATTGCTTCGTGCGATTTTCGGTGATAAAGCCGGTGATGTGAAAGATGCTTCGTTGAAGGCAACTCCTTCATTGAAAGGTATTGTTATCGGGACTAATTTATTCTCTCGTGCTATTAAGAAAAAGAAATCTAAACTTAGCGACAAAGCTATTTTGCCTAAGCTTGACGAGGAGTATGAAACGAAGATGAACGCTTTGAAAGATGTGCTTATCGAGAAATTGATGGTATTGACGCAAGGCAAGACTTCTCAGGGGGTGAAAGATTTCATGGGAACCGATGTTATTGCCAAGGGTGCTAAATTTACCCAGGCTGCTTTGAGTAAAATAGATTATACGGCTATACAGGTAAGTAAATGGACGACGGATCCGGCTAAGAACGAAATGATTCGTCAGACCATAATCAATTATCTCAAGAAATACAAAGAGTATGATGCTGAATTGCGCAGGAAGAAATTTGATATTTCTATCGGTGACGAGTTGCCTTCCGGAATCGTACAGATGGCCAAAGTTTATATAGCTAAGAAGCGTAAGATCAGCGTGGGAGATAAGATGGCCGGCCGCCATGGTAACAAAGGTATCGTATCCCGTATCGTTCGCCAGGAAGATATGCCGTTCCTGGAGGACGGAACTCCGGTAGATATTGTGTTGAACCCTCTGGGTGTACCTTCCCGTATGAACCTCGGTCAGATATTTGAAACCGTGTTAGGTTGGGCCGGTGCTAAATTAGGAGAGAAATTTGCTACGCCTATATTCGACGGTGCCAGTATGGATGATCTGAACGAGTGGACCGATAAAGCCGGTGTACCGCGTTACGGTAAAACATATTTGTATGATGGCGGAACAGGAGATCGTTTCGACCAGCCGGCAACAGTGGGTGTTATCTATATGTTGAAACTGGGGCACATGGTCGAAGACAAGATGCATGCCCGTTCTATAGGCCCGTACTCGCTTATTACACAGCAACCGCTTGGTGGTAAAGCTCAGTTTGGTGGACAACGTTTTGGTGAGATGGAGGTTTGGGCGCTTGAAGCCTTTGGTGCTGCTCATGTGCTGCAGGAAATCCTTACTATCAAGTCCGATGACGTAGTAGGACGTTCTAAGGCTTATGAGGCCATTGTAAAAGGTGAGCCTATGCCTAATCCCGGTATCCCCGAGTCCCTTAATGTTTTGTTGCATGAATTGAGAGGTCTTGGTCTTAGCATCAATTTAGAATAATAAAATAAGGGAATTTGCAGACTTTCAGAAGAGAGTCTGCATTCCTGCTAACTCTTTATAATTTAAATATATGGCTTTTAGAAAAGATAACAAGATAAAGAGTAACTTTTCGAAGATTTCGATTGGTTTGGCTTCTCCCGAAGAGATTCTGGAAAATTCCAGCGGTGAAGTGTTAAAACCCGAAACCATCAACTATCGTACCTATAAGCCCGAACGTGACGGTTTGTTTTGCGAACGTATTTTCGGGCCGGTAAAAGATTACGAATGTCATTGCGGTAAATATAAACGTATTCGTTATAAAGGGATCGTATGTGACCGCTGTGGTGTGGAAGTTACCGAAAAGAAGGTACGCCGTGAACGCATGGGGCACATTCAACTGGTCGTTCCTGTGGCACATATCTGGTACTTCCGTTCATTACCGAATAAAATCGGTTATTTGTTGGGGTTGCCCAGCAAAAAACTGGATGCAATTGTTTATTACGAGCGTTATGTAGTCATACAACCGGGTATTAAGAACGATACGCTGGCTAAATATGACTTGCTTTCCGAAGAAGAATATCTCGATATTATGGAGACTCTTCCTAAAGAAAACCAGATGCTCGAGGATACCGATCCGAATAAATTCATTGCCAAGATGGGTGCAGAAGCTATTTATGATCTTCTCGCTACTCTTGACCTGGACGACCTTTCTTATGATTTGCGTCATAAGGCCAATACCGACGGATCCCAACAGCGCAAGAGCGAGGCTCTTAAACGTCTTCAGGTAGTAGAGTCTTTCCGTGCATCCAAAGGCCGTAATAAGCCTGAATGGATGATTATGAAGGTCGTTCCGGTGATACCTCCCGAATTGCGTCCTTTGGTTCCTCTGGACGGCGGACGTTTTGCTACCTCCGACCTTAACGATCTTTATCGTCGCGTAATTATCCGTAATAACCGTCTGAAACGACTGATGGAAATCAAAGCTCCCGAAGTAATTTTGCGTAATGAAAAACGTATGCTTCAGGAAGCAGTCGATTCTTTGTTGGATAATTCACGTAAATCGAGTGCTGTTAAAACGGATGCCAATCGTCCTTTGAAATCCCTTTCGGATAGTTTGAAAGGAAAACAAGGACGTTTCCGCCAGAACCTTCTTGGTAAACGTGTTGACTATTCGGCCCGTTCGGTAATTGTCGTAGGCCCGGAACTCAAAATGCACGAGTGCGGTCTTCCTAAGGATATGGCCGCCGAATTATATAAACCGTTCGTTATACGTAAACTTATCGAACGCGGTATTGTAAAAACGGTGAAGTCCGCTAAAAAAATAGTTGACCGTAAAGAACCGGTCGTATGGGATATTCTTGAACATGTTATGAAGGGACATCCGGTTATGCTTAACCGTGCTCCTACTTTGCACCGTTTGGGTATCCAGGCTTTCCAGCCCAAGATGATTGAAGGAAAAGCCATCCAGTTGCACCCGTTGGCTTGTACGGCGTTCAATGCCGACTTCGACGGTGACCAGATGGCTGTTCACTTGCCTTTGGGTAACGAAGCAATTCTCGAGGCTCAAATGCTCATGTTGGGAGCACATAATATCCTGAATCCTGCGAATGGTGCGCCTATTACAGTTCCTTCTCAGGATATGGTTCTGGGATTGTATTATATTACCAAGCTTCGTCCCGGCGCGAAAGGCGAAGGGCTTAAGTTTTACGGTCCTGAAGAAGCCGAGATCGCTTATAATGAAGGTAAAGTTACTTTGCACTCTCCGATATCGGTTATTGTAAAGGATTTGGACGAAAACGGTAATCTGGTAGAGAAGATGATAGATAAGACTTCGGTGGGACGTGTGCTGTTTAATCAGTTCGTACCGAAAGAAGTAGGTTATATCAACCAGATTATTTCGAAGAAATCTTTGCGGGAAATCATCGGTAAGGTAATCAAGGTATGTGGTGTTACACGCTCGGCACAATTCCTTGATGATATTAAGAATCTGGGTTATCAGATGGCCTTCAAGGGTGGCTTGTCTTTCAACTTGGGAGACGTGCTTATTCCTGAAGAAAAAGAAACTTTGGTAAACGAAGGTTATGCCGAAGTGGAACAGATTCTTAATAACTATAATATGGGTTTCATTACCTATAATGAACGTTATAACCAAATTATCGATATTTGGACACATGTGAATTCCAGATTATCCGATATTTTGATGAAACAATTGACCGCCGATAATCAGGGATTCAACTCTGTATTTATGATGCTTGACTCCGGAGCCCGTGGTTCTAAAGACCAGATACGCCAGCTTTCCGGTATGCGTGGTCTTATGGCGAAACCGCAGAAGTCTGGAGCAGAAGGAGGTCAGATCATTGAAAACCCGATTTTGGCGAACTTCAAAGAAGGTTTGTCGGTATTGGAATACTTTATCTCTACTCACGGTGCCCGTAAAGGTTTGGCCGATACGGCATTGAAAACGGCAGATGCAGGTTATCTGACCCGTCGTTTGGTGGATGTCGCTCATGATGTAATCATTCATGAAGAAGATTGCGGTACATTGAGAGGTTTGGTCTGTACGGAAATTAAAAATAATGAAGAAGTAGTTGCTTCACTGGGTGAAAGAATATTGGGACGTGTTTCCGTTCACGATGTACAGCATCCGTTGACGGGAGAGATTCTGGTTCATTCCGGTGAAGAAATTACGGAAGATATAGCCAAGAAGATCGAAGATTCACCTATAGAACGCGTAGAAATACGTTCGGTGCTTACTTGCGAGTCTAAGAAAGGTGTTTGTGCCAAGTGTTACGGACGTAATCTTTCCAACAACCGAATGGTGCAGAAGGGTGAAGCTGTGGGCGTTATTGCCGCCCAGTCAATCGGTGAGCCGGGAACACAGCTGACGTTGCGTACGTTCCACGTCGGTGGTATCGCTTCTAATATTGCGGCTGTGTCCAGTGTAACATCCCGTTATGACGGTATTCTGGAAATAGACGAGCTTCGTACGGTGGAAAGTGTGAACGAGACCGGACAGAAAGTCCAGATCGTAGTAGGCCGTCTGGCAGAAATGCGTATTGTAGACCCGAACACCAAGATTGTTCTTACTACTGCTAACATACCTTATGGTTCTAAACTTTATTTCAATAGTGGCGACACTTTGAAAAAAGGCGATATGGTGTGTGAATGGGATCCTTTCAATGCTGTTATCGTTTCGGAAGTTGCCGGTAAGGTTGATCTGGAATTTGTAGAAGAAGGTGTGACTTATCGTGTTGAATCGGACGAACAGACAGGTTTGCGTGAAAAGATCATTATCGAATCCAAAGACAGAACCCGTGTACCGGCCGCTCATATTGTAGATGAAAACGGAAATGTTCTCAAGACATATGCATTACCTGTGGGAGCTCACCTCATGGTAGACCAAGGTAAAGAGCTGAAAGCCGGTGAGGTATTCGTGAAGATACCTCGCGCCGTAGGTAAAGCCGGTGACATCACAGGAGGTCTTCCTCGTGTTACCGAGTTGTTCGAAGCTCGTAACCCGTCGAATCCCGCTGTCGTATCTGAAATTGACGGTGAAGTAATTTTCGGTAAAGTGAAACGTGGTAACCGTGAAATTTCGGTGATATCCAAGACCGGTGAAACGAAAAAATACCTTGTACCTCTGTCTAAACAGATATTGGTTCAGGATAACGACTATGTACGTGCTGGTACTCCTCTTTCGGACGGTGCTATCACGCCGAGCGATATTCTTGCGATTAAAGGCCCCACGGCTGTTCAGGAATATATCGTAAACGAAGTTCAGGACGTATATCGTATGCAGGGTGTGAAGATTAACGATAAACACTTTGAGGTTATTGTTCGTCAGATGATGCGTAAGGTAACGATACTTGACCCGGGAGATACCCGCTTCCTGGAACAGCAAATTATAGACAAACAGGAATTCATGGAAGAGAATGACCGTATCTGGGGTAAGAAAGTTGTTGTGGAGTCGGGTGATTCTCAGACAATGAAGCCCGGACAGATAGTAACTGCACGCAAATTACGTGACGAGAATTCGGCTCTTAAACGTAAAGACTTGCGTCCGGTTGAAGTTCGTGACGCTATACCTGCTACATCGGAACAGATTTTGCAAGGTATTACGCGTGCGGCATTACAGACTTCCAGTTTTATGTCGGCTGCATCGTTCCAGGAAACGACAAAGGTTCTTAACGAGGCCGCTATTAACGGTAAGGTAGATTATCTGGAAGGTATGAAGGAGAATGTGATTTGCGGTCACCTGATTCCTGCCGGTACGGGTCAGCGTGAATTCGATAAGTTGATTGTCGGTTCCAAAGAGGAGTTCGACCGCGTTTTTGCAAACCGTAAAAACGTAACGGATTTTTAATAAACGCTGATAGAAATCTTATATGCCGGGACATGACGAAGTAATCCGTTATGTCCCGGTTTTTTATGTCTATAATGGGATCTGGTGTATGTATAGGTAAACTTAGGATCGGACGTGAGATTTGGTTTTATATGGTAACTTAGTTCGTTTTTTATCAAATTATTTTGAGGTGCCGATCATTTCTTTAATGAGAGTTCTTGAATTACGTTAAAAAACTGTGTCAGCAATAGGATATAGTATTTGCTAACACAGTTTCCGTATTTTGATTTACAAGTTTTTTGTTTTGGTATTTCTTGTAAAAAATGGTTCTCTTATTTGCTTATTATTTCACTGTTGGGAGCCTAACTTAAAAGTATGAGTGAAACCGATTTTTACGAATAAGGCGGACATCGACGCGGATTTATATGTCAAGTAATAAGAATTTCCTTGCCTGTCTTCGTAAGTAGCGGTCTGCTCGGATAGTTTTGCCGACGCGAAATCATAGCCAGCTTTAATATCCAGATAAGAATTGTTGGTTGTGCGTATGGATATGCCTATGGCGGGGGCTATAAAGAATCCGGATTTTTTAGGTTCAATAGGGTTAAATTTAAATTCGTTCCAATCTGTGTAAATATATTCGGGTTCGGTGTAGCTGTATTTTCTTATTCCTGCGTCACACGAGGCGAAAGGAGATATTTTCCGGTTAGTGAGCCGGTATTGACCCCTCACAAAAATATTATGTGCATATCCGTTTGCCTTGCTCCATATGTCGTGTAAGTACATATCATTACCTTCACTATTAAAATTAGTGTTAAAGTAATCGAAACCATAACCTACTCCGAAACTAATATTTGGATTTAATTTGTATGTCGCTACTAATGCGCCTCCCGCGGTACTATACCCTTCTTTTCTATCGGTCGCCAGCAACCAGGGGGCGGCACTTCCGGCTTCCAAGGTAAACTGCATTCCTTTGTTGCGTGTTGGAACTGATTTGCCGACGGTTTTAAATAATGATTTGTGGAAGTCAAATCCTACTTTAACTGTGAAAGCACCGCTTCCTCCTATATTTATGGTAGGAATGTAGTGAGTGTAGCCTAAAGAGAAATTGACGTCTACTTTTTTCGATAATGGAATTTGTATTCCGGGCATTATCTGGAGCATGATATAATTTAGTTTTCCTAAATTGTCAATCTCATCGGCCGTATTGATAATATAACCGAAACGTACGGTTCCATTCGGTACTATGGAAGTCGTGTTGAGCGGAAAATACACTTTGAAATCGGTGTTTACGGGAATCATTGTATTTCCGCCTTTTTTTGTAGGAATAAAAGCGCCACTCCCGATACCCCAGTAAAAATTTTTGGTGAAGCGTTTGCCAATCCCTATTTCGGTTGAAAATGTTCCTCCTCCTCCTTTTGTGGCGATATTGTAACCCAAGTCCACACTGAAATCCAATCCACGGTGTCCGGAATTTTTCATTTCGTTTTTATCTTCTTTGGTAATCTTTTGTACGTCGCCCACATTATATACAAATACGCTTCCGTCTTTTGTACGTACTTTGATAGATTGATTTGGCACTTGTTCGATAATTTCACCTTTAATAATACTACCATTCTTGAGATAGACCGTTTCGATGTCGTGCTGGGCCATTAAGCTATTGCAAGAAAGCAATAAGCTGAAAAATAAAAGCATTTTTTTCATAGAAATAAATTGGAAATAAAAAAGCGGAACCATTCAATGCTTGTCTTAATCTCAGGTTACCGCCAAGTGACCTTCCTCACAAACAAGCACGAATGGTTCACGCCATATAAACGTGAACCATAGTCGCTTGTTCTCGTGAGAATGAATATTGGCGGTATTCGAGATTAGAGAACAAGAGCCAGAGCTCAATATATTTTAATTAATATGAATAGAAACGCTTTTTCTGTTGTTAATTAATTTGTTTACAAATTTCTGCGAGAGTTTCTGTATATAACAGTTTTATTCTCAAAGTTTCTTTCATGGGTGTCTGTTTCGTATTTATTTGTTTTTATGGTTAATAACTGGGCAAAAATAAATAAAATAAATGAATAAACTTTTTGAAGATATTAGATTTTCTTCAAAAAAGATATTCTTTCTTTTATCCGATTTTATTTTTAGTGTAATACCTCTTCTTTTCTTGTATTAAAATAAACTTATTAACAGGGCAATATTTAATCCTGCTACAAGTAGTCCGAGTGTAAGGAGAATTGCAGTTGTAGATTTTTTATTCACATGTTTACCCATTACTTTTCCAGATGAAGTCAGGTAAATTTGAGTGAATACTGTTATGGGTAATTGTACGCTCAGTAACATTTGTGATATGATAAGTCCCTGGAACGGGTCACCGATAAAGAATATGAGTAACAAAGCCGGGATAAAGGAAAGCATGGTTCCCACTTTTGTATGGATATCTTTCGGGCTGT
This region of Barnesiella propionica genomic DNA includes:
- the rpoC gene encoding DNA-directed RNA polymerase subunit beta' gives rise to the protein MAFRKDNKIKSNFSKISIGLASPEEILENSSGEVLKPETINYRTYKPERDGLFCERIFGPVKDYECHCGKYKRIRYKGIVCDRCGVEVTEKKVRRERMGHIQLVVPVAHIWYFRSLPNKIGYLLGLPSKKLDAIVYYERYVVIQPGIKNDTLAKYDLLSEEEYLDIMETLPKENQMLEDTDPNKFIAKMGAEAIYDLLATLDLDDLSYDLRHKANTDGSQQRKSEALKRLQVVESFRASKGRNKPEWMIMKVVPVIPPELRPLVPLDGGRFATSDLNDLYRRVIIRNNRLKRLMEIKAPEVILRNEKRMLQEAVDSLLDNSRKSSAVKTDANRPLKSLSDSLKGKQGRFRQNLLGKRVDYSARSVIVVGPELKMHECGLPKDMAAELYKPFVIRKLIERGIVKTVKSAKKIVDRKEPVVWDILEHVMKGHPVMLNRAPTLHRLGIQAFQPKMIEGKAIQLHPLACTAFNADFDGDQMAVHLPLGNEAILEAQMLMLGAHNILNPANGAPITVPSQDMVLGLYYITKLRPGAKGEGLKFYGPEEAEIAYNEGKVTLHSPISVIVKDLDENGNLVEKMIDKTSVGRVLFNQFVPKEVGYINQIISKKSLREIIGKVIKVCGVTRSAQFLDDIKNLGYQMAFKGGLSFNLGDVLIPEEKETLVNEGYAEVEQILNNYNMGFITYNERYNQIIDIWTHVNSRLSDILMKQLTADNQGFNSVFMMLDSGARGSKDQIRQLSGMRGLMAKPQKSGAEGGQIIENPILANFKEGLSVLEYFISTHGARKGLADTALKTADAGYLTRRLVDVAHDVIIHEEDCGTLRGLVCTEIKNNEEVVASLGERILGRVSVHDVQHPLTGEILVHSGEEITEDIAKKIEDSPIERVEIRSVLTCESKKGVCAKCYGRNLSNNRMVQKGEAVGVIAAQSIGEPGTQLTLRTFHVGGIASNIAAVSSVTSRYDGILEIDELRTVESVNETGQKVQIVVGRLAEMRIVDPNTKIVLTTANIPYGSKLYFNSGDTLKKGDMVCEWDPFNAVIVSEVAGKVDLEFVEEGVTYRVESDEQTGLREKIIIESKDRTRVPAAHIVDENGNVLKTYALPVGAHLMVDQGKELKAGEVFVKIPRAVGKAGDITGGLPRVTELFEARNPSNPAVVSEIDGEVIFGKVKRGNREISVISKTGETKKYLVPLSKQILVQDNDYVRAGTPLSDGAITPSDILAIKGPTAVQEYIVNEVQDVYRMQGVKINDKHFEVIVRQMMRKVTILDPGDTRFLEQQIIDKQEFMEENDRIWGKKVVVESGDSQTMKPGQIVTARKLRDENSALKRKDLRPVEVRDAIPATSEQILQGITRAALQTSSFMSAASFQETTKVLNEAAINGKVDYLEGMKENVICGHLIPAGTGQREFDKLIVGSKEEFDRVFANRKNVTDF